A stretch of the Parabacteroides timonensis genome encodes the following:
- a CDS encoding TonB-dependent receptor domain-containing protein, which translates to MKKVYPAKLFARVTMVVVMMMLALSALQAQTRGADETRKVTLNMQKASMREILDEIQKQTGVTFSYESSLLRELPKTSFKAESEALPDCLKRLFANLPVVYKLTGNVVILKRKPKQVTVSGFVRDSKSAESLIGASVYEAHTRMGTASNNFGFFSLTLPAGEIKIQASYIGYGSLVYDLEELDRDTTLAIDLVPTASLQEVVVTGAANSKQSVLSTQMGALEIDQKTINATPVMFGEADIIKTLQLTPGVSAGTEGTAGMYVRGGNVDENLFLIDGNPVYQINHIGGVFSAFNSEAISGMDFFKAGFPARYGGRLSSVVDVHTKEGNMREYHGSATLGLISGNLNLEGPIIKDRTSFQIALRRTWLDVLTAPAIAITNGIIKKDGSKVRGRYAFHDLNLKINHRFSDRSRMYLSLYNGNDVLKGGGSDFSTSDDEKEKFRDDTDISLRWGNLMATAGWTYVFNNQLFGKVSGVFTRYHSKLKNTEKYVNGEEGDDEYYNTFNETSTQTGIMDVGLRTSFDYLPLASHHIRFGGDYLLHRFRPEYNEAASSETNIQDTTRIGKVFANDLLWAHEAGVFAEDDWTLSSTLKLNAGVRFSLFNIQNKTYAGLEPRASFRWLMKDDLSFKASYARMNQYVHLISNSFISLPTDAWMPVTRTLKPLVSDQVSAGFYYSLNKEYNFSLEGYYKRMNNLLEYRDGHTFTPSFQNWEKKMTSGKGRSYGAELMAHKETGRLTGWVGYTLSWSDRKFPELNKGERYPARFDNRHKLNIVAMYKITPKVELSAAWSFASGNHTTLSLENYEQSGIPDLGLPPNKYYGGGYNPSDSRLEAVDYYEGRNNYQLPSYHRLDLAIKIYRPKKKGRMGIWTVSIYNVYSRMNPFMIYKSEKVVPDPDSKWGRFVPAFKQVGIMPIIPSVSYTYKF; encoded by the coding sequence ATGAAGAAAGTATACCCTGCAAAATTATTTGCCCGTGTTACAATGGTTGTAGTGATGATGATGTTAGCTTTGTCCGCCCTCCAGGCGCAGACAAGAGGTGCGGATGAGACACGGAAGGTTACGTTGAATATGCAGAAGGCCTCTATGCGGGAAATTCTCGACGAGATCCAGAAGCAGACAGGGGTAACCTTTTCCTATGAATCATCTTTGTTGAGAGAGCTTCCGAAAACCAGTTTCAAAGCAGAGAGTGAGGCATTACCGGATTGTTTGAAGCGTTTATTCGCAAATCTACCGGTGGTGTATAAGTTGACAGGAAATGTGGTGATCCTGAAGCGTAAACCAAAGCAGGTAACGGTCAGTGGTTTTGTGCGTGATTCAAAGTCCGCCGAATCTCTGATCGGAGCCTCGGTTTATGAAGCCCATACCCGGATGGGGACGGCTTCGAATAATTTTGGTTTTTTCAGTTTGACGCTGCCTGCCGGAGAAATAAAGATACAGGCGTCTTATATCGGATACGGAAGCCTGGTGTATGATCTGGAAGAATTGGACCGTGATACAACATTGGCAATAGACCTGGTGCCAACTGCTTCTTTACAGGAAGTGGTCGTGACGGGGGCGGCGAATAGTAAACAGTCGGTACTCAGTACGCAAATGGGAGCTTTGGAAATCGATCAGAAAACAATCAATGCAACACCGGTGATGTTCGGTGAGGCGGATATTATCAAAACCCTTCAGTTGACACCTGGTGTGTCTGCCGGTACGGAAGGTACGGCTGGTATGTATGTACGTGGTGGTAATGTCGATGAAAATTTATTCCTGATAGATGGTAATCCTGTATATCAAATCAATCATATCGGAGGTGTTTTCTCCGCATTTAATTCGGAGGCGATCAGCGGTATGGATTTCTTCAAGGCTGGTTTTCCGGCTCGTTATGGCGGACGTTTGTCGTCGGTAGTCGATGTACATACCAAAGAGGGGAATATGAGAGAATACCACGGAAGTGCTACACTCGGTTTGATTTCCGGCAATTTGAATCTTGAAGGACCTATTATAAAAGATCGTACCTCTTTCCAGATCGCTTTACGGCGTACCTGGCTGGATGTACTTACTGCTCCGGCTATTGCCATAACTAACGGGATCATCAAGAAGGATGGTTCGAAAGTTCGCGGACGATATGCTTTCCATGATTTGAATTTAAAAATAAACCACCGTTTCAGCGACCGTAGCCGGATGTATCTGAGTCTTTACAATGGTAATGATGTGTTGAAAGGTGGAGGAAGTGATTTTTCGACTTCGGATGATGAAAAGGAAAAGTTCAGGGATGATACCGATATCTCTCTTCGCTGGGGAAACCTGATGGCTACGGCAGGATGGACGTACGTGTTCAATAATCAGTTATTCGGAAAAGTATCGGGTGTGTTTACCCGTTACCATTCCAAATTGAAGAATACGGAGAAATATGTAAATGGTGAGGAGGGAGATGATGAATATTATAATACATTTAATGAAACGTCTACACAAACGGGGATTATGGATGTCGGTTTACGTACTTCGTTTGATTACTTACCACTAGCATCCCATCATATCCGGTTTGGGGGTGATTATCTGTTGCATCGCTTTCGTCCCGAATATAATGAAGCCGCTTCTTCTGAAACAAATATCCAGGATACGACTCGTATAGGTAAGGTTTTTGCTAACGATTTGCTCTGGGCGCATGAAGCCGGTGTTTTTGCGGAAGATGACTGGACACTTTCTTCTACTTTGAAGTTGAATGCTGGTGTGCGTTTCAGTTTGTTTAATATACAGAATAAAACGTATGCCGGTTTGGAGCCCCGTGCTTCGTTTCGCTGGTTGATGAAAGATGATCTAAGTTTCAAAGCGTCTTATGCGCGAATGAACCAGTATGTGCACCTGATAAGCAATAGTTTTATCAGTTTGCCTACAGATGCATGGATGCCGGTGACACGTACACTGAAACCGTTGGTAAGCGACCAGGTTTCGGCCGGATTTTACTATTCATTGAACAAAGAGTATAATTTCTCACTCGAAGGATATTATAAACGAATGAATAATCTGCTGGAATACCGTGACGGACATACCTTTACACCCTCTTTCCAGAATTGGGAGAAAAAGATGACATCCGGTAAGGGACGTTCCTATGGAGCTGAGTTGATGGCACATAAAGAAACCGGGCGTTTGACCGGTTGGGTGGGGTATACTCTTTCCTGGTCAGATCGTAAATTTCCGGAATTAAATAAGGGTGAACGTTATCCGGCTCGTTTTGATAACCGACATAAATTGAATATTGTGGCTATGTATAAGATTACTCCAAAAGTGGAGTTGTCGGCTGCCTGGTCGTTTGCTTCGGGTAATCATACGACACTTTCATTGGAAAATTATGAGCAGTCAGGAATCCCGGATCTCGGTTTACCGCCTAATAAATATTATGGTGGAGGCTATAATCCAAGTGATAGTCGTTTGGAAGCTGTTGATTACTATGAGGGACGTAATAATTATCAATTGCCTTCTTATCATCGCTTGGATCTGGCGATTAAGATTTATCGCCCGAAGAAAAAGGGAAGGATGGGCATCTGGACAGTCAGTATCTATAATGTATATTCCCGCATGAATCCATTTATGATTTACAAATCAGAAAAAGTTGTTCCTGATCCTGATAGTAAATGGGGAAGGTTTGTCCCGGCATTCAAGCAGGTAGGTATTATGCCTATTATTCCTTCTGTTTCCTATACATATAAATTCTAA
- a CDS encoding DUF4249 domain-containing protein → MKHTILFILLSTIFSSCVKYVDLEDLRPDPKLVLNCVAQTGMPLTATVSRTWFYTDENPNIIIEDAKVSLYVNGQYREDMTWHVEESEYNSNSYYRASYVPSEGDKVRLEVEKEGFKDVSAECVLPVKPELLKLEVVREKYTGEYQYYDYQTIYKTTFKDKPQEGDCYLVCLAVGNPDSELDFETGEEIFSGMYNWGTIHPDYSYEPVFKNKISVLDELFGNDWLSGNGGRPFSDELINGLEYTLKLVTSSYNYGSGTGNEELPSNKPPRYVKVFLYTLSDSYYQYLMALAELADRSFNNDLVDAGLAEPIRVLSNVVGGTGILGAASVDTLTVEIPYRY, encoded by the coding sequence ATGAAACATACTATTTTATTTATCCTGTTGTCAACAATCTTTTCTTCGTGTGTGAAGTATGTCGATCTGGAAGATCTGCGTCCAGATCCAAAGTTAGTGTTAAATTGTGTGGCGCAGACAGGAATGCCGTTGACAGCAACGGTTTCACGTACCTGGTTTTATACAGATGAAAATCCAAACATAATAATAGAGGATGCAAAGGTCAGTCTTTATGTGAACGGACAATACCGGGAAGATATGACATGGCATGTGGAAGAGAGTGAATATAATTCAAATAGTTACTACCGGGCTTCCTATGTTCCGTCTGAAGGTGACAAGGTACGTCTTGAGGTAGAGAAAGAAGGTTTTAAAGATGTTTCGGCAGAATGTGTATTGCCGGTAAAGCCAGAATTGCTGAAATTGGAGGTTGTGCGGGAAAAGTATACCGGGGAATATCAGTATTATGATTACCAAACTATATATAAAACAACATTCAAAGACAAACCTCAGGAAGGAGATTGTTATTTGGTGTGTCTTGCAGTGGGTAATCCTGATTCTGAGTTAGACTTTGAGACCGGTGAAGAGATTTTTTCGGGTATGTATAATTGGGGTACTATTCATCCGGACTATTCGTATGAACCGGTATTTAAAAATAAAATATCTGTGTTGGATGAATTGTTTGGTAATGATTGGTTATCAGGAAATGGTGGCCGCCCTTTCTCCGATGAATTAATTAACGGACTGGAATATACGTTGAAACTAGTTACTAGTTCCTACAACTACGGATCAGGTACGGGTAATGAGGAACTCCCCAGTAATAAACCTCCTCGCTATGTAAAGGTTTTTCTGTATACTCTTTCAGACTCTTATTATCAGTATTTGATGGCATTGGCAGAATTGGCCGATCGTTCATTTAACAATGACCTGGTGGATGCCGGACTGGCCGAACCGATACGTGTTCTCAGTAATGTAGTTGGAGGAACCGGCATATTAGGTGCGGCCAGTGTGGATACGCTTACTGTGGAAATTCCATACAGATACTAA
- a CDS encoding endonuclease/exonuclease/phosphatase family protein codes for MKTLKTLGLLLLFSLFALKGISQEKVTNTIKVISYNIWNGFEKDAARQARFTEWINQQKPDIVALEELVGINEKDLSALAASYGHPYVAIVKEEGYPVGLTSRKPIDVVKKQVEGFWHGMLHAQTYGLDIIVTHLSPFEWKYRLKEAEAITEYIRENKLESCMVMGDFNAYSPFDADEVETHTQLRQNMQGWDKSHPEYGNMRGEQFDYSVLSKFLSIGFADPVKMFVPAEQRMSYPAATLYEWQWGDPRLKMLGERLDYILVSPALTPKCIDAAVQNGEELEGISDHYPVSICMEFPQ; via the coding sequence ATGAAAACATTGAAAACACTAGGCTTACTTCTTCTATTCTCTTTATTCGCACTCAAAGGCATCAGCCAGGAAAAGGTAACAAATACTATAAAGGTTATCTCATACAATATCTGGAACGGTTTTGAAAAAGATGCGGCACGTCAGGCCCGTTTCACCGAATGGATAAATCAGCAAAAGCCGGATATCGTTGCTTTGGAGGAACTTGTCGGAATCAACGAGAAAGATCTCTCGGCACTGGCCGCTTCTTATGGTCATCCGTATGTAGCCATTGTGAAAGAGGAGGGTTATCCGGTAGGGCTTACTTCCCGTAAACCCATCGATGTAGTCAAGAAACAGGTGGAAGGATTTTGGCATGGTATGTTGCATGCACAAACTTACGGATTAGATATTATCGTTACGCACCTCAGTCCGTTCGAATGGAAATACCGCTTGAAAGAGGCTGAAGCGATCACAGAATATATCCGTGAAAACAAACTCGAATCTTGTATGGTCATGGGCGACTTCAATGCCTACTCCCCTTTCGATGCCGACGAAGTCGAAACACATACCCAACTCAGACAGAATATGCAGGGATGGGACAAAAGCCATCCTGAATATGGCAATATGCGTGGTGAACAGTTCGATTACTCGGTATTGTCCAAATTCCTCTCCATCGGTTTTGCCGATCCCGTCAAGATGTTTGTCCCGGCAGAGCAACGGATGTCGTATCCTGCCGCTACCCTCTACGAATGGCAATGGGGCGATCCACGCCTGAAAATGCTTGGCGAACGATTGGACTATATCCTGGTTTCACCGGCTTTAACACCCAAATGCATCGATGCAGCTGTTCAGAACGGAGAGGAGCTGGAAGGGATTTCGGATCATTATCCGGTTAGTATCTGTATGGAATTTCCACAGTAA
- a CDS encoding glycoside hydrolase family 130 protein, whose product MNNLFKQKLQTLQQQQEALLQRPNTLTENTNGIVRRYTFPIVTKDHIPLEWRYDINPATNPFCLERIGVNACMNSGAIKWKGKYLLMVRVEGCDRKSFFAIAESPNGVDNFRFWERPVNLPDITPEETNVYDMRLTAHEDGWIYGIFCSERHDPDAPPGDLSAAVAKAGIVRTKDLVDWERLPDLVTRSQQRNVVLHPEFVYGKYALYTRPQDGFIAAGSGGGIGWTLIDDMANANVLSELIIDKRYYHTIKEVKNGEGPHPIKTPEGWLHLAHGVRACAAGLRYVLYLYMTALDDPTKVIAQPGGYFLAPKGEERIGDVSNVLFSNGWIADEDGTVFIYYASCDTRMHVAVSTVELLVDYCMNTPEDGLRSAASVAKINELIDRNKQYKGG is encoded by the coding sequence ATGAACAATCTCTTTAAACAAAAACTACAAACGTTGCAACAGCAGCAGGAAGCCCTGTTGCAACGCCCCAATACGCTAACGGAAAACACGAACGGTATCGTCCGCCGATATACATTCCCGATTGTTACCAAAGATCATATCCCGCTGGAATGGCGGTATGATATAAATCCGGCAACCAATCCGTTCTGCCTCGAACGGATCGGGGTTAACGCCTGTATGAACTCGGGGGCTATCAAATGGAAAGGGAAATACCTGTTGATGGTTCGTGTGGAAGGGTGCGACCGGAAATCATTCTTTGCCATTGCCGAAAGTCCGAACGGAGTGGATAATTTCCGTTTTTGGGAACGTCCGGTAAACTTGCCGGATATCACTCCGGAGGAAACCAACGTATACGACATGCGCCTGACGGCACACGAGGACGGATGGATTTATGGTATCTTTTGCAGTGAACGGCATGATCCGGATGCACCGCCGGGAGATCTGTCGGCCGCCGTGGCTAAAGCGGGAATTGTCCGTACGAAAGATCTGGTCGATTGGGAAAGATTACCGGATCTGGTAACCAGAAGCCAACAGCGCAATGTTGTCCTGCATCCCGAGTTTGTGTACGGTAAATATGCTTTATACACCCGTCCGCAGGATGGCTTTATAGCAGCCGGTAGCGGGGGCGGTATCGGATGGACATTAATAGACGACATGGCAAATGCCAACGTTCTCTCCGAATTAATTATCGATAAACGCTACTATCATACAATCAAAGAAGTAAAAAACGGGGAAGGTCCGCATCCCATCAAGACTCCCGAAGGCTGGCTACATCTGGCCCACGGAGTCAGGGCATGTGCCGCCGGGCTTCGTTATGTACTGTACCTGTACATGACGGCTCTGGACGACCCCACAAAGGTTATCGCACAGCCCGGCGGCTATTTTTTGGCTCCGAAAGGGGAAGAACGTATCGGTGACGTATCCAACGTTTTGTTCTCCAACGGATGGATAGCCGATGAGGATGGTACGGTATTTATTTACTACGCTTCCTGCGATACGCGGATGCATGTGGCGGTTTCGACCGTGGAACTACTCGTCGACTATTGTATGAATACGCCGGAAGACGGCCTGCGGTCTGCTGCCTCGGTGGCTAAGATCAATGAATTGATAGACCGGAACAAACAATATAAAGGGGGATAA
- a CDS encoding aryl-sulfate sulfotransferase: protein MKTASIYIFTFLSFILITTACSENDDVDCTIAIQSIQNQLQESDLLKSSAVEGDNYVLNFETKTITLPSNTVQSLTTNADEWKSTLTFVNGSTYTLPSIGTSIDKLITNVIVNPSGYNPLSAYAVMNLPALGRMKLIVHSKDGYRTPDITHFFRSIEKGQTVTILGLYPDYNNKVTLIYTDKDGNEHARSIIHIQTGKLQNPHLPQKTNVVTANLARMEPGMNLISSPGESEADTAIPYMIDADGEIRWMLDWANHPELNHIDIGCGLSRMKSGNYLNGDGYRNKLIEVNTVGEIVQSWDLGAMGYSFHHDVAENADGKLLATVSKISARLANGKDIRYNDYMLELDPVKGTITQEWDLAAMIDSARYELTDPSLPGAAFGQTQSNWAHNNAIVGVGDDYLATIRFQGVCKFNHAGGVKWIISPHRGWHDKYQNLLLKPLHADGTPITDPEIISGEKSGNDFEWPWGAHTAITLPNGNILVFDNGYGRNFVLSRFDDQSLYSRAVEYEVNEKQRTVRQVWQFGKEGAHKYYAPARSSVQYLPQTGNRLFCPGMSNALSDGSSGGRVVEIDPDTQQIVFELEISSAVYQRANRITLYPDNL from the coding sequence ATGAAAACAGCAAGTATATACATATTTACATTCCTATCATTTATTCTCATAACAACAGCATGCAGTGAGAATGATGATGTAGATTGTACAATAGCCATACAAAGTATCCAAAATCAATTGCAGGAAAGCGACCTGTTGAAATCTTCCGCAGTGGAGGGAGATAATTATGTTCTTAACTTCGAAACAAAAACCATCACACTCCCTTCAAACACAGTCCAAAGCTTGACAACAAATGCAGATGAATGGAAATCGACCTTAACCTTTGTCAATGGCAGCACTTACACCCTACCCAGTATAGGCACTTCAATCGATAAACTGATTACCAACGTGATTGTCAATCCTTCCGGATACAATCCGCTATCGGCTTATGCGGTTATGAACCTTCCGGCTTTAGGACGCATGAAACTGATCGTCCACAGTAAAGACGGATACCGGACGCCAGACATAACACATTTTTTCAGAAGTATTGAAAAAGGACAAACAGTGACTATCCTGGGATTATACCCGGATTATAACAATAAAGTCACTCTGATTTACACAGATAAAGACGGAAACGAACATGCCCGTTCCATCATTCATATTCAAACAGGGAAACTCCAGAACCCTCATTTGCCTCAAAAAACAAATGTGGTCACAGCCAACCTTGCCCGGATGGAACCGGGAATGAACCTGATCAGTTCGCCGGGAGAATCGGAAGCTGATACAGCCATCCCTTATATGATAGATGCCGATGGAGAGATACGGTGGATGCTGGACTGGGCAAACCATCCAGAATTAAACCATATCGATATCGGTTGCGGACTCTCCCGGATGAAAAGCGGAAACTATCTGAACGGAGATGGATACCGGAACAAACTGATAGAAGTAAATACCGTAGGAGAGATCGTACAAAGCTGGGATCTGGGAGCTATGGGATACTCCTTTCATCATGATGTAGCCGAAAATGCAGACGGGAAATTACTGGCTACGGTCAGCAAAATATCCGCCAGGTTGGCAAATGGGAAAGATATACGTTATAATGATTATATGCTGGAACTCGACCCGGTGAAAGGCACCATAACACAGGAATGGGACCTGGCCGCCATGATCGACTCGGCACGCTACGAACTGACAGACCCTAGTTTGCCGGGAGCAGCATTCGGTCAGACACAGTCGAACTGGGCACATAACAATGCGATCGTCGGAGTCGGGGATGATTACCTCGCTACCATACGTTTCCAGGGAGTATGCAAATTCAACCATGCAGGAGGTGTCAAATGGATCATCTCGCCTCATCGCGGCTGGCATGACAAATATCAGAATCTGTTATTGAAACCGTTACATGCCGACGGCACTCCTATCACCGATCCGGAGATTATTTCAGGAGAAAAAAGCGGTAATGACTTCGAATGGCCCTGGGGAGCACATACCGCCATCACCCTACCTAACGGAAATATCTTGGTGTTCGACAACGGATACGGACGTAATTTCGTCCTGTCACGGTTCGACGACCAATCGCTTTACAGCCGGGCTGTCGAATATGAAGTAAATGAGAAACAACGTACGGTCAGACAGGTATGGCAGTTCGGTAAAGAAGGAGCTCACAAGTACTATGCACCGGCCCGGTCTTCCGTTCAGTATCTGCCGCAGACAGGTAACCGCTTGTTCTGTCCGGGCATGAGTAATGCGCTCAGTGACGGTAGCAGCGGCGGACGTGTCGTCGAAATCGATCCAGATACGCAACAAATTGTATTTGAGTTGGAAATATCTTCAGCTGTTTATCAACGAGCCAACCGTATCACATTATATCCGGACAATTTATAA
- a CDS encoding RagB/SusD family nutrient uptake outer membrane protein has translation MNFKKYIVSLAIVPILMTSCSDSFLNEVNPNNQTPATFWVNEANVMKGLSAAYNPIRRMSWGYYGGYEGILHYQMRADDMYPTRGEEASTWETLAFTNTPNTGNGCWGYIYTGIQLANEFLFRAPNVDMDKTKLDQLLGEAYCLRGFWYFRVRTDFNEGVLRTLPQDADPEAHPLSSAEAILDQAIADLKEAKARLPKTRPSEEAGRVTQGLASAMLGKAYLWKGDFAAAKTELESVMNDYGYDLMADYEKNFRDDTEFNQESVWEINFEAFGDSGDAWGSSTGDNAFMGNVIGHYFGPTLKGGAGTGLNQGGGWYKMHPSPFLVKQFVSEPRPSGSDTKWDKRLYTTCFFKYSDYNDVKEDETFFDSFPFDSIFKYTALPEGDDKYRIKSGMSPAYPDIEGKEGRFLMKKHTPWWNKAGCTMYSNNSGRITNYRIMRFAEVLFLHAEACLETGDNAGAMRDINRIRTRAGLPEKQLGDKSAIMEELRNQKLLEFAGENVRWDDMVRWYGFDEFKSIMQARKTDTKVWEPIWENGMITGYRFTGQIIDSQNFSNLQKKHLYFPIPQSEVDANLNLEQKTDWQ, from the coding sequence ATGAATTTCAAGAAATATATAGTTTCGCTGGCGATAGTCCCGATACTTATGACTTCCTGTAGCGATAGCTTCCTGAATGAAGTCAATCCCAACAACCAGACACCTGCCACCTTCTGGGTGAATGAGGCGAATGTCATGAAAGGGCTGTCTGCCGCTTATAACCCGATACGCCGTATGAGCTGGGGATACTACGGAGGTTATGAAGGTATCCTGCACTACCAGATGAGAGCCGACGACATGTATCCTACCCGCGGCGAAGAAGCCAGCACCTGGGAGACACTGGCCTTTACCAATACCCCGAATACGGGAAACGGTTGCTGGGGATATATATACACAGGTATCCAGCTTGCCAACGAGTTCTTGTTCAGGGCTCCGAACGTAGATATGGACAAAACGAAACTCGACCAGCTTTTAGGCGAGGCTTATTGCCTGCGCGGTTTCTGGTACTTCCGTGTACGTACCGATTTTAACGAAGGCGTTCTCCGTACCCTGCCTCAGGATGCGGATCCGGAAGCCCACCCGTTATCTTCTGCCGAAGCGATCCTGGATCAGGCTATTGCCGACCTGAAAGAGGCAAAGGCACGTCTGCCTAAAACGCGTCCCAGCGAAGAAGCCGGACGCGTGACGCAAGGACTGGCAAGTGCTATGCTAGGGAAAGCTTATCTCTGGAAAGGTGATTTTGCTGCGGCTAAAACCGAACTGGAGTCTGTAATGAATGATTACGGCTACGATCTGATGGCCGATTATGAAAAGAATTTCCGCGACGATACCGAGTTCAACCAGGAGTCTGTCTGGGAAATCAACTTTGAAGCATTCGGTGATTCCGGAGATGCCTGGGGTAGCAGTACGGGCGACAATGCTTTCATGGGGAATGTGATCGGTCATTATTTCGGCCCGACACTGAAAGGGGGAGCCGGAACGGGTCTGAACCAGGGCGGTGGCTGGTATAAAATGCACCCATCTCCATTCCTGGTCAAACAGTTTGTTTCAGAACCTCGTCCTTCAGGCTCCGACACCAAATGGGACAAACGTTTATATACGACCTGTTTCTTCAAATACTCCGACTATAACGATGTGAAAGAAGATGAGACATTCTTCGACTCTTTCCCTTTCGACAGTATTTTCAAATATACGGCGCTTCCTGAAGGCGACGACAAATACAGGATCAAGAGCGGCATGAGCCCTGCTTATCCCGATATCGAAGGTAAAGAAGGACGTTTCCTGATGAAGAAGCATACACCGTGGTGGAACAAGGCAGGATGTACGATGTATTCGAATAATTCCGGACGTATCACCAACTACCGGATCATGCGCTTTGCCGAAGTATTGTTCTTACATGCGGAAGCCTGCCTGGAAACAGGTGATAATGCCGGTGCTATGCGGGATATCAACCGTATCCGTACTCGTGCCGGCCTACCGGAAAAACAATTGGGAGACAAATCGGCGATCATGGAAGAACTGCGCAACCAGAAACTATTGGAGTTCGCAGGTGAGAATGTCCGTTGGGACGATATGGTTCGCTGGTACGGCTTCGATGAGTTCAAATCGATCATGCAAGCACGCAAGACCGATACGAAGGTTTGGGAACCGATCTGGGAAAATGGTATGATCACCGGTTACCGGTTTACCGGACAGATCATAGACAGTCAGAATTTCAGCAATCTCCAGAAGAAGCATTTATATTTCCCGATCCCGCAGAGTGAAGTAGATGCCAACCTCAATCTGGAACAGAAAACGGACTGGCAATAA